The following coding sequences are from one Streptomyces sp. NBC_01294 window:
- a CDS encoding siderophore-interacting protein, with product MAVGKGWEGVVLKLMRGKDFTFTVTGAEDVTEHYRRVYFTDGGLLAAAGESLHPTMWVRVWFQGAGKPHQRAYTLVDPDPAAGTFCFEFALHDGVASDWARGAKAGDTIDATIQGTGFTAPTPSPERLLVIGDPASLPAINSLLDAFPQTPATIWFETQHAADAELPVRLDADRHDIRRVPRGGADLVDRVRAELPELVGDPESAYVWLACDTATTRTLTAYLRKELALPKQRVNGLGYWRAAA from the coding sequence ATGGCTGTCGGCAAGGGCTGGGAGGGCGTGGTCCTGAAGCTCATGAGGGGCAAGGACTTCACGTTCACGGTGACGGGGGCGGAAGACGTCACGGAGCACTACCGCCGGGTGTACTTCACCGACGGCGGGCTGCTGGCGGCCGCGGGCGAGTCGCTGCACCCGACGATGTGGGTGCGGGTCTGGTTCCAGGGCGCGGGCAAGCCGCACCAGCGCGCGTACACGCTGGTGGACCCGGATCCGGCCGCGGGGACGTTCTGCTTCGAATTCGCCCTGCACGACGGCGTGGCCAGCGACTGGGCGCGCGGGGCCAAGGCGGGCGACACGATCGACGCCACCATCCAGGGCACCGGGTTCACCGCCCCGACGCCGTCGCCGGAGCGACTGCTCGTCATCGGCGACCCGGCGTCCCTCCCGGCGATCAACTCGCTGCTGGACGCCTTCCCGCAGACCCCGGCGACCATCTGGTTCGAGACGCAGCACGCCGCGGACGCGGAGCTGCCGGTACGGCTGGACGCGGACCGGCACGACATCCGCCGGGTGCCGCGGGGCGGCGCGGACCTGGTCGACCGGGTCAGGGCCGAGCTCCCGGAGCTGGTCGGGGACCCGGAGTCGGCGTACGTCTGGCTGGCCTGCGACACGGCGACGACCCGCACCCTGACGGCGTACCTGCGCAAGGAACTCGCCCTGCCGAAGCAGCGGGTGAACGGGCTGGGGTACTGGCGGGCCGCGGCCTGA